A genomic window from Balaenoptera acutorostrata chromosome 20, mBalAcu1.1, whole genome shotgun sequence includes:
- the SEZ6 gene encoding seizure protein 6 homolog isoform X1 encodes MRPATLLLLPSLLALLAHGLSSEAPTVGEEQAPGMEETEGELTVNPTPEQPERGIHFVTTAPTLKLLNHHPLLEEFLQEGLEEGEAELRPAQPFRPDPPTPYTPSPLPRLAKQDSRPVFTSPTPVMVAAPTQPQSREGPWSLESEPPALHITAPLPPGPSMAMPTPGPAESPNTTPPSRAWTLTREGPGDIGRPWAQEVMSQTTGLGIEGTITTSTASGDDEETTTTSTIITTTITTVQPPGPCSWNFSGPEGSLDSPTAPSSPLDVGLDCFYYISVYPGYGVEIKVQNISLREGETVTVEGLGGPDPWPLANQSFLLRGHIIRSPTHQAALRFQSLPPPAGPGTFHFYYQAYLLSCHFPRRPAYGAVTVTSLHPGGSARFHCATGYQLKGARLLTCLNATQPLWDSQEPVCIASCGGVIRNATTGRIISPGFPGNYSINLTCHWLLEAPEGQRLHLHFEKVSLAEDDDRLIIRNGDNVEAPPVYDSYEVEYLPIEGLLSSGRHFFVELSTDSSGAAAGMALRYEAFQQGHCYEPFVKYGNFSSSAPSYPVGTTVEFSCDPGYTLEQGSIIIECVDPHDPQWNETEPACRAVCSGEITDSAGVVLSPNWPEPYGRGQDCIWGVHVEEDKRIMLDVRVLRIGPGDVLTFYDGDDLTARVLGQYSGPRGHFKLFTSMADVTIQFQSDPGASVLGYQQGFVIHFFEVPRNDTCPELPEIPNGWKSPSQPELVHGTVVTYQCYPGYQVVGSSVLMCQWDLTWSEDLPSCQRVTSCHDPGDVEHSRRLISSPKFPVGATVQYICDQGFVLTGSAILTCHDRQASSPKWSDRPPKCLLEHLKPCHGLSAPENGARSPEKQLHPAGATIHFSCAPGYVLKGQASIKCVPGHPSHWSDPPPICRAASLDGFYSGRSLDVAKAPAASSTLDAAHIAAAIFLPLVAMALLVGGVYLYFSRLQGKSPLQLPRTRPRPYDRITVESAFDNPTYETGSLSFAGDERI; translated from the exons GACTTTCCTCGGAGGCCCCTACAGTGGGGGAAGAGCAGGCCCCAGGCATGGAGGAGACGGAGGGGGAGCTGACAGTGAACCCCACACCTGAGCAGCCAGAACGAGGCATCCACTTCGTCACAACGGCCCCTACCCTGAAGCTGCTTAACCACCACCCCCTGCTTGAGGAATTCCTACAAGAGGggttggaggagggggaggcagagcTGAGGCCAGCACAGCCCTTCCGGCCTGACCCACCTACACCATACACCCCGAGTCCCCTTCCCCGTCTGGCCAAGCAAGACAGCCGCCCTGTCTTCACCAGCCCCACTCCAGTCATGGTGGCAGCGCCTACTCAGCCCCAGTCCAGGGAAGGACCCTGGAGCCTGGAGTCAGAGCCCCCTGCACTTCATATCACAGCTCCTCTACCTCCAGGGCCCAGTATGGCAATGCCCACCCCAGGCCCAGCAGAGAGTCCCAATACTACACCCCCTAGCAGGGCATGGACTCTGACCCGAGAAGGTCCTGGAGACATAGGCAGGCCCTGGGCTCAAGAGGTCATGTCGCAGACCACAGGGCTTGGGATTGAGGGGACCATCACCACCTCTACGGCTTCAGGGGACGATGAGgagaccaccaccaccagcaccatcatcaccaccaccatcaccacagtccAGCCACCAG gcccTTGTAGCTGGAATTTCTCAGGCCCAGAGGGCTCTCTGGActcccccacagcccccagctcACCCCTTGATGTCGGCCTGGACTGTTTCTACTACATCTCCGTCTATCCTGGCTACGGTGTGGAAATCAAG GTCCAGAACATCAGCCTCCGAGAAGGGGAGACAGTAACTGTGGAGGGCCTCGGGGGGCCTGACCCCTGGCCCCTGGCCAACCAGTCTTTCCTGCTGAGGGGCCACATCATCCgcagccccacccaccaagcGGCCCTGAGGTTCCAGAGCCTCCCACCACCTGCTGGGCCTGGCACCTTCCATTTCTACTACCAAG CCTATCTCCTGAGCTGCCACTTTCCCCGACGTCCAGCTTATGGAGCTGTGACTGTCACCAGCCTCCACCCAGGAGGTAGTGCCCGCTTCCACTGTGCCACTGGCTACCAGCTGAAGGGTGCCAGGCTCCTTACCTGTCTCAACGCCACCCAGCCCTTATGGGATTCTCAGGAGCCTGTCTGCATTG CTTCCTGCGGTGGAGTGATCCGCAATGCCACCACGGGCCGTATCATCTCTCCTGGCTTCCCGGGCAACTACAGCATCAACCTCACCTGCCACTGGCTGCTTGAGGCTCCCGAGGGCCAGCGGCTGCACCTGCACTTTGAGAAGGTTTCCCTGGCAGAGGATGACGACAG GCTCATCATCCGCAATGGGGACAATGTGGAGGCCCCGCCCGTGTATGATTCCTACGAGGTGGAGTACCTGCCCATTGAGGGCCTGCTCAGCTCCGGCCGACACTTCTTTGTGGAGCTCAGTACTGACAGCAGTGGGGCGGCTGCAGGCATGGCCCTGCGCTATGAGG CCTTCCAGCAAGGCCATTGCTATGAGCCCTTTGTCAAATACGGCAACTTCAGCAGCAGCGCACCCTCCTACCCTGTGGGCACCACCGTGGAGTTCAGCTGCGACCCTGGCTACACCCTGGAGCAGGGCTCCATCATCATTGAGTGCGTTGACCCTCATGACCCCCAATGGAATGAGACAGAGCCCGCCTGCCGAG CTGTGTGCAGTGGGGAGATCACAGACTCGGCCGGCGTGGTGCTCTCCCCCAACTGGCCAGAGCCCTACGGccgtgggcaggactgcatctggggCGTGCATGTGGAGGAAGACAAGCGCATCATGCTGGACGTCCGAGT GCTGCGCATAGGCCCTGGTGACGTGCTTACCTTCTACGATGGGGATGACCTGACAGCCCGGGTGCTGGGCCAGTACTCTGGGCCCCGTGGCCACTTCAAGCTCTTTACCTCCATGGCCGACGTCACCATACAGTTCCAGTCGGACCCCGGGGCCTCAGTGCTGGGCTACCAGCAGGGCTTTGTCATCCACTTCTTTG AGGTGCCCCGTAATGACACGTGTCCGGAGCTGCCTGAGATCCCCAATGGCTGGAAGAGCCCGTCGCAGCCTGAGCTGGTCCACGGCACTGTCGTCACTTACCAGTGCTATCCTGGCTACCAGGTGGTGGGATCCAGTGTCCTCATGTgccagtgggacctaacctggagtGAGGACCTGCCCTCCTGCCAGAGGG TGACTTCCTGCCATGACCCTGGGGATGTGGAGCACAGCCGACGCCTCATATCTAGCCCCAAGTTTCCCGTGGGGGCCACCGTGCAGTACATCTGTGACCAGGGTTTTGTGCTGACGGGTAGTGCCATCCTCACCTGCCATGACCGCCAAGCCAGCAGCCCCAAGTGGAGCGACCGGCCCCCCAAATGTCTCC TGGAACATCTCAAGCCGTGCCATGGCCTCAGCGCCCCCGAGAATGGTGCCCGCAGTCCTGAGAAGCAGCTGCACCCAGCGGGGGCTACTATCCACTTCTCATGTGCCCCTGGCTACGTGCTGAAGGGCCAGGCCAGCATTAAGTGTGTGCCCGGACACCCCTCACATTGGAGTGACCCCCCACCCATCTGTAGGGCTG CCTCTCTGGATGGCTTCTACAGCGGCCGCAGCCTGGATG TTGCCAAGGCGCCTGCTGCCTCCAGCACCCTGGATGCTGCTCACATTGCAGCTGCCATCTTCTTGCCACTGGTGGCAATGGCGCTCTTGGTGGGAGGTGTGTACCTCTACTTCTCCAG gctccaggggaaAAGCCCCCTGCAGCTGCCCCGAACACGACCCCGCCCTTATGACCGCATCACCGTGGAGTCAGCATTTGACAATCCGACTTACGAGACTGGA TCTCTTTCCTTTGCAGGAGACGAGAGAATATGA
- the SEZ6 gene encoding seizure protein 6 homolog isoform X2: MRPATLLLLPSLLALLAHGLSSEAPTVGEEQAPGMEETEGELTVNPTPEQPERGIHFVTTAPTLKLLNHHPLLEEFLQEGLEEGEAELRPAQPFRPDPPTPYTPSPLPRLAKQDSRPVFTSPTPVMVAAPTQPQSREGPWSLESEPPALHITAPLPPGPSMAMPTPGPAESPNTTPPSRAWTLTREGPGDIGRPWAQEVMSQTTGLGIEGTITTSTASGDDEETTTTSTIITTTITTVQPPGPCSWNFSGPEGSLDSPTAPSSPLDVGLDCFYYISVYPGYGVEIKVQNISLREGETVTVEGLGGPDPWPLANQSFLLRGHIIRSPTHQAALRFQSLPPPAGPGTFHFYYQAYLLSCHFPRRPAYGAVTVTSLHPGGSARFHCATGYQLKGARLLTCLNATQPLWDSQEPVCIASCGGVIRNATTGRIISPGFPGNYSINLTCHWLLEAPEGQRLHLHFEKVSLAEDDDRLIIRNGDNVEAPPVYDSYEVEYLPIEGLLSSGRHFFVELSTDSSGAAAGMALRYEAFQQGHCYEPFVKYGNFSSSAPSYPVGTTVEFSCDPGYTLEQGSIIIECVDPHDPQWNETEPACRAVCSGEITDSAGVVLSPNWPEPYGRGQDCIWGVHVEEDKRIMLDVRVLRIGPGDVLTFYDGDDLTARVLGQYSGPRGHFKLFTSMADVTIQFQSDPGASVLGYQQGFVIHFFEVPRNDTCPELPEIPNGWKSPSQPELVHGTVVTYQCYPGYQVVGSSVLMCQWDLTWSEDLPSCQRVTSCHDPGDVEHSRRLISSPKFPVGATVQYICDQGFVLTGSAILTCHDRQASSPKWSDRPPKCLLEHLKPCHGLSAPENGARSPEKQLHPAGATIHFSCAPGYVLKGQASIKCVPGHPSHWSDPPPICRAASLDGFYSGRSLDVAKAPAASSTLDAAHIAAAIFLPLVAMALLVGGVYLYFSRLQGKSPLQLPRTRPRPYDRITVESAFDNPTYETGETREYEVSI, translated from the exons GACTTTCCTCGGAGGCCCCTACAGTGGGGGAAGAGCAGGCCCCAGGCATGGAGGAGACGGAGGGGGAGCTGACAGTGAACCCCACACCTGAGCAGCCAGAACGAGGCATCCACTTCGTCACAACGGCCCCTACCCTGAAGCTGCTTAACCACCACCCCCTGCTTGAGGAATTCCTACAAGAGGggttggaggagggggaggcagagcTGAGGCCAGCACAGCCCTTCCGGCCTGACCCACCTACACCATACACCCCGAGTCCCCTTCCCCGTCTGGCCAAGCAAGACAGCCGCCCTGTCTTCACCAGCCCCACTCCAGTCATGGTGGCAGCGCCTACTCAGCCCCAGTCCAGGGAAGGACCCTGGAGCCTGGAGTCAGAGCCCCCTGCACTTCATATCACAGCTCCTCTACCTCCAGGGCCCAGTATGGCAATGCCCACCCCAGGCCCAGCAGAGAGTCCCAATACTACACCCCCTAGCAGGGCATGGACTCTGACCCGAGAAGGTCCTGGAGACATAGGCAGGCCCTGGGCTCAAGAGGTCATGTCGCAGACCACAGGGCTTGGGATTGAGGGGACCATCACCACCTCTACGGCTTCAGGGGACGATGAGgagaccaccaccaccagcaccatcatcaccaccaccatcaccacagtccAGCCACCAG gcccTTGTAGCTGGAATTTCTCAGGCCCAGAGGGCTCTCTGGActcccccacagcccccagctcACCCCTTGATGTCGGCCTGGACTGTTTCTACTACATCTCCGTCTATCCTGGCTACGGTGTGGAAATCAAG GTCCAGAACATCAGCCTCCGAGAAGGGGAGACAGTAACTGTGGAGGGCCTCGGGGGGCCTGACCCCTGGCCCCTGGCCAACCAGTCTTTCCTGCTGAGGGGCCACATCATCCgcagccccacccaccaagcGGCCCTGAGGTTCCAGAGCCTCCCACCACCTGCTGGGCCTGGCACCTTCCATTTCTACTACCAAG CCTATCTCCTGAGCTGCCACTTTCCCCGACGTCCAGCTTATGGAGCTGTGACTGTCACCAGCCTCCACCCAGGAGGTAGTGCCCGCTTCCACTGTGCCACTGGCTACCAGCTGAAGGGTGCCAGGCTCCTTACCTGTCTCAACGCCACCCAGCCCTTATGGGATTCTCAGGAGCCTGTCTGCATTG CTTCCTGCGGTGGAGTGATCCGCAATGCCACCACGGGCCGTATCATCTCTCCTGGCTTCCCGGGCAACTACAGCATCAACCTCACCTGCCACTGGCTGCTTGAGGCTCCCGAGGGCCAGCGGCTGCACCTGCACTTTGAGAAGGTTTCCCTGGCAGAGGATGACGACAG GCTCATCATCCGCAATGGGGACAATGTGGAGGCCCCGCCCGTGTATGATTCCTACGAGGTGGAGTACCTGCCCATTGAGGGCCTGCTCAGCTCCGGCCGACACTTCTTTGTGGAGCTCAGTACTGACAGCAGTGGGGCGGCTGCAGGCATGGCCCTGCGCTATGAGG CCTTCCAGCAAGGCCATTGCTATGAGCCCTTTGTCAAATACGGCAACTTCAGCAGCAGCGCACCCTCCTACCCTGTGGGCACCACCGTGGAGTTCAGCTGCGACCCTGGCTACACCCTGGAGCAGGGCTCCATCATCATTGAGTGCGTTGACCCTCATGACCCCCAATGGAATGAGACAGAGCCCGCCTGCCGAG CTGTGTGCAGTGGGGAGATCACAGACTCGGCCGGCGTGGTGCTCTCCCCCAACTGGCCAGAGCCCTACGGccgtgggcaggactgcatctggggCGTGCATGTGGAGGAAGACAAGCGCATCATGCTGGACGTCCGAGT GCTGCGCATAGGCCCTGGTGACGTGCTTACCTTCTACGATGGGGATGACCTGACAGCCCGGGTGCTGGGCCAGTACTCTGGGCCCCGTGGCCACTTCAAGCTCTTTACCTCCATGGCCGACGTCACCATACAGTTCCAGTCGGACCCCGGGGCCTCAGTGCTGGGCTACCAGCAGGGCTTTGTCATCCACTTCTTTG AGGTGCCCCGTAATGACACGTGTCCGGAGCTGCCTGAGATCCCCAATGGCTGGAAGAGCCCGTCGCAGCCTGAGCTGGTCCACGGCACTGTCGTCACTTACCAGTGCTATCCTGGCTACCAGGTGGTGGGATCCAGTGTCCTCATGTgccagtgggacctaacctggagtGAGGACCTGCCCTCCTGCCAGAGGG TGACTTCCTGCCATGACCCTGGGGATGTGGAGCACAGCCGACGCCTCATATCTAGCCCCAAGTTTCCCGTGGGGGCCACCGTGCAGTACATCTGTGACCAGGGTTTTGTGCTGACGGGTAGTGCCATCCTCACCTGCCATGACCGCCAAGCCAGCAGCCCCAAGTGGAGCGACCGGCCCCCCAAATGTCTCC TGGAACATCTCAAGCCGTGCCATGGCCTCAGCGCCCCCGAGAATGGTGCCCGCAGTCCTGAGAAGCAGCTGCACCCAGCGGGGGCTACTATCCACTTCTCATGTGCCCCTGGCTACGTGCTGAAGGGCCAGGCCAGCATTAAGTGTGTGCCCGGACACCCCTCACATTGGAGTGACCCCCCACCCATCTGTAGGGCTG CCTCTCTGGATGGCTTCTACAGCGGCCGCAGCCTGGATG TTGCCAAGGCGCCTGCTGCCTCCAGCACCCTGGATGCTGCTCACATTGCAGCTGCCATCTTCTTGCCACTGGTGGCAATGGCGCTCTTGGTGGGAGGTGTGTACCTCTACTTCTCCAG gctccaggggaaAAGCCCCCTGCAGCTGCCCCGAACACGACCCCGCCCTTATGACCGCATCACCGTGGAGTCAGCATTTGACAATCCGACTTACGAGACTGGA GAGACGAGAGAATATGAAGTCTCCATCTAG